A genomic window from Diceros bicornis minor isolate mBicDic1 chromosome 35, mDicBic1.mat.cur, whole genome shotgun sequence includes:
- the LOC131398398 gene encoding D-dopachrome decarboxylase isoform X1, translating to MPFLELDTNLPAGRVPAGLEKRLCAAAAAILGKPEDSEPGLQRLLSCPPQRVNATVRPGLAMAVNGSTEPCAQLLVSSIGVVGTAEENRGHSARLFEFLTKELGLDQDRIIMRFLPLEPWQIGKKGTVVTFL from the exons ATGCCGTTCCTTGAGCTGGACACGAACTTGCCCGCCGGCCGCGTGCCCGCAGGACTAGAGAAGCGGCTTtgcgcggccgccgccgccatcCTGGGCAAACCCGAGGAC AGCGAGCCTGGCCTACAGCGGCTTCTTTCGTGTCCCCCGCAGCGCGTGAACGCGACGGTGCGGCCGGGCCTGGCCATGGCGGTGAACGGCTCGACCGAGCCCTGCGCGCAGCTGCTCGTCTCTTCCATCGGTGTGGTGGGCACGGCCGAGGAGAACCGCGGCCACAGCGCCCGCCTCTTCGAGTTCCTCACCAAGGAACTGGGCCTGGACCAGGACCG GATAATTATGCGCTTTCTCCCCCTGGAGCCCTGGCAGATTGGCAAGAAGGGGACAGTCGTCACTTTTTTATGA
- the LOC131398398 gene encoding D-dopachrome decarboxylase isoform X2: protein MPFLELDTNLPAGRVPAGLEKRLCAAAAAILGKPEDRVNATVRPGLAMAVNGSTEPCAQLLVSSIGVVGTAEENRGHSARLFEFLTKELGLDQDRIIMRFLPLEPWQIGKKGTVVTFL from the exons ATGCCGTTCCTTGAGCTGGACACGAACTTGCCCGCCGGCCGCGTGCCCGCAGGACTAGAGAAGCGGCTTtgcgcggccgccgccgccatcCTGGGCAAACCCGAGGAC CGCGTGAACGCGACGGTGCGGCCGGGCCTGGCCATGGCGGTGAACGGCTCGACCGAGCCCTGCGCGCAGCTGCTCGTCTCTTCCATCGGTGTGGTGGGCACGGCCGAGGAGAACCGCGGCCACAGCGCCCGCCTCTTCGAGTTCCTCACCAAGGAACTGGGCCTGGACCAGGACCG GATAATTATGCGCTTTCTCCCCCTGGAGCCCTGGCAGATTGGCAAGAAGGGGACAGTCGTCACTTTTTTATGA
- the LOC131398391 gene encoding glutathione S-transferase theta-3-like isoform X2 gives MGPVLLGERVPPETLASTLAELDRCLQLLEDKFLKDQAFLAGPHISVADLVAITELMHPVSAGCQVFKSRPKLAAWRQRVEAAVGEDLFQEAHAVLMKTKDLPPLDRAVKEKLRPLAQVLLQ, from the exons ATGGGCCCTGTGTTACTGGGTGAACGAGTGCCCCCCGAGACGTTGGCGTCTACTCTGGCCGAGCTGGACAGGTGCCTGCAGTTGCTTGAGGACAAGTTCCTGAAGGACCAGGCCTTCCTCGCCGGGCCCCACATCTCAGTGGCTGACTTGGTGGCCATCACAGAGCTGATGCAT CCCGTCAGCGCCGGCTGCCAAGTCTTTAAAAGCCGACCCAAGCTGGCCGCGTGGCGCCAGCGTGTGGAGGCCGCGGTGGGGGAGGACCTCTTCCAGGAGGCCCACGCAGTCCTCATGAAGACCAAGGACCTGCCTCCACTGGACCGGGCCGTGAAGGAGAAGCTGAGGCCCTTGGCGCAGGTTTTGTTGCAATGA